One part of the Acinetobacter sp. XS-4 genome encodes these proteins:
- the ppa gene encoding inorganic diphosphatase: MSYSDIPAGKDAPNDIYVIIEIPANAAPIKYEIDKDSDALFVDRFMGTAMFYPANYGYVPNTLSEDGDPLDVLVVTPHPVTAGSVIRCRPVGKLKMEDDGGIDAKLIAVPHEKLSPLYKDVKEYTDLPPLLISQIEHFFSHYKDLEPGKWVKISGWEGADVAKAEVLKAIEAAK; this comes from the coding sequence ATGAGTTACAGCGATATCCCAGCAGGTAAAGATGCCCCAAATGACATCTATGTCATCATTGAAATTCCTGCAAATGCAGCACCAATTAAATATGAAATCGACAAAGATTCTGATGCATTGTTTGTAGACCGGTTCATGGGCACAGCAATGTTCTATCCAGCGAACTATGGTTATGTTCCAAATACTTTGTCTGAAGATGGTGACCCGTTAGACGTACTTGTTGTAACTCCACATCCTGTTACTGCGGGTTCTGTAATTCGTTGCCGTCCAGTGGGCAAATTAAAAATGGAAGATGACGGTGGTATCGATGCGAAATTAATCGCTGTTCCACACGAAAAATTGTCTCCATTGTATAAAGACGTTAAGGAATATACAGATCTTCCGCCGCTATTGATTAGCCAAATTGAACATTTCTTCAGTCACTATAAAGATTTAGAACCAGGTAAGTGGGTAAAAATCAGTGGTTGGGAAGGTGCTGACGTTGCTAAAGCTGAAGTATTAAAAGCAATTGAAGCTGCTAAATAA
- a CDS encoding long-chain-fatty-acid--CoA ligase, translating into MEKIWFAEYQKTGIPETVALPAENTSLVDIFESNFQKFGSRDAFIFMDKAMSFNELELASRKFATYLQNLGLAKGTRVAVMMPNVLQYPVVALAVLRAGLVLVNVNPLYTARELEHQLNDSGAEVLVIIENFASVYQSILGKTPVKHVVVASVGDMLGTLKGTLVNFVLRKVRKQIPAWNIPGHVKFNSALNKENASNYKRPTLTLSDTAVLQYTGGTTGVSKGAELTHRNLVANLLQCDGIFQSKFGANDGAKGDRIVCALPLYHIFAFMVCAMYGMYKGQANILIPNPRDLPAVINELRKYQPSFFPAVNTLFNALVNNEEFKQLDHSNLKMAMGGGMAVLPSTAEAWKKITGTTIIEGYGLSETSPVATANPPASTEFSGTIGIPLPLTEVAILDDDGKEVALGEQGEISIRGPQVMKGYWNRPDETAKVMTADGFFRTGDIGVMDSRGYTKIVDRKKDMILVSGFNVYPSEIEEVIAKHPKVLEVAAIGVPDEKSGEVPKLFIVKKDQSLTTEEVLSFAKENLTGYKRPRYVEFMDELPKSNVGKILRKDLRKPA; encoded by the coding sequence ATGGAAAAAATTTGGTTTGCAGAATACCAAAAAACAGGGATTCCAGAAACAGTAGCATTGCCTGCGGAAAATACCTCACTTGTTGATATTTTTGAGAGTAATTTCCAAAAATTTGGTTCTCGCGATGCCTTTATCTTTATGGATAAAGCGATGTCATTTAATGAGTTAGAGCTTGCAAGCCGTAAGTTCGCGACCTATTTGCAAAATTTGGGGTTAGCAAAAGGAACTCGTGTGGCAGTGATGATGCCGAATGTATTGCAGTATCCTGTAGTTGCATTAGCTGTGTTACGTGCAGGTTTAGTGTTAGTAAACGTTAACCCACTTTATACGGCGCGTGAACTTGAGCATCAATTAAATGACTCAGGTGCAGAAGTACTTGTAATTATCGAAAACTTTGCCAGTGTTTACCAAAGCATTTTGGGTAAAACTCCAGTGAAGCATGTTGTAGTTGCATCAGTCGGAGATATGCTTGGTACACTCAAAGGTACTCTGGTGAATTTTGTACTACGTAAAGTACGTAAACAAATTCCAGCTTGGAATATTCCAGGGCACGTTAAATTTAACTCAGCATTAAATAAAGAAAATGCGAGTAATTATAAGCGTCCGACTTTAACTTTAAGTGACACTGCTGTACTTCAATACACTGGTGGTACAACAGGCGTTTCAAAAGGTGCAGAGCTTACCCATCGTAATCTTGTAGCAAACTTACTTCAGTGTGACGGTATTTTCCAAAGTAAATTTGGAGCAAACGATGGTGCTAAAGGCGACCGTATTGTTTGTGCATTGCCGCTTTATCATATTTTTGCGTTCATGGTTTGCGCGATGTACGGTATGTATAAAGGTCAGGCAAATATCCTGATTCCGAACCCGCGTGATTTACCAGCTGTTATTAACGAATTACGTAAATATCAACCATCATTCTTCCCAGCGGTAAACACATTGTTTAATGCTTTAGTGAATAATGAAGAATTCAAACAACTTGACCATAGCAATTTAAAAATGGCGATGGGCGGTGGTATGGCCGTTTTACCTTCTACAGCAGAAGCATGGAAGAAAATTACTGGTACAACCATTATTGAAGGTTATGGCTTGTCAGAAACTTCACCGGTAGCAACTGCAAATCCACCTGCTTCTACTGAATTTAGCGGCACTATTGGTATTCCGTTACCTTTAACTGAAGTTGCTATTTTAGATGATGACGGTAAAGAAGTTGCTTTAGGTGAGCAAGGCGAAATCTCGATTCGCGGTCCTCAAGTGATGAAGGGCTACTGGAATCGTCCTGATGAGACAGCTAAAGTCATGACAGCGGATGGTTTCTTCCGTACTGGCGACATCGGTGTGATGGATAGCCGTGGATATACAAAAATTGTAGACCGTAAAAAGGATATGATTTTGGTTTCTGGCTTTAACGTTTACCCAAGTGAAATCGAAGAAGTTATTGCTAAACATCCAAAAGTATTGGAAGTTGCAGCCATTGGTGTTCCAGATGAAAAATCAGGTGAAGTGCCAAAACTCTTTATTGTGAAAAAAGATCAAAGTTTAACGACTGAAGAAGTTTTGAGCTTCGCTAAAGAAAACTTAACAGGCTATAAACGCCCTCGTTATGTAGAGTTTATGGATGAATTACCAAAATCAAATGTAGGCAAAATTTTACGTAAAGACTTACGTAAACCAGCCTAA
- a CDS encoding MAPEG family protein, which translates to MQGISGIIYIILVACLLPYAFTVIAKFTGGFQPVDNQNPRAFFAKTTGLAARANAVQQNSFESLPLFLTAILMAEYMVVPEYFILRLGWAYIILRVIYGICYLSNWATLRSIVWFLSILCPIFLLVVTIKLT; encoded by the coding sequence ATGCAGGGCATCAGCGGCATTATCTATATTATTTTAGTGGCATGTTTGCTGCCATACGCATTTACCGTAATTGCAAAGTTTACAGGTGGTTTTCAGCCTGTTGATAATCAAAATCCGAGAGCCTTTTTTGCCAAAACAACTGGTCTGGCTGCTCGTGCGAATGCCGTACAACAAAATAGCTTTGAAAGCTTACCTTTATTTTTAACGGCTATTTTAATGGCCGAATATATGGTTGTTCCGGAATATTTTATTCTGAGATTAGGCTGGGCATACATTATTTTAAGAGTTATTTATGGGATCTGTTATTTAAGTAACTGGGCAACTTTGCGCTCGATTGTTTGGTTCTTATCTATATTGTGTCCAATCTTCTTATTAGTGGTTACGATTAAACTGACTTGA